The following nucleotide sequence is from Nesterenkonia xinjiangensis.
CCTACGGCGTCACGGGCCGCTGGCGGGAGGAGTACGAGCGGCTCGACGAGCGTCGCGCCTTCGAGCTGCTCAACTCCTGGGGCGTGGGCACCCTGTTCGACCGGACCTTCTCCACGCTCAGCGAGGGGGAGCGCAAGCGTGTCCAGATCGCGCGGGCCCTGATGACCGATCCGGAGCTGCTGCTGCTCGACGAGCCCGGGGCCGGGCTCGACCTCGCCGGGCGTGAGTCGCTGGTGCACCGCACCGCGGAGCTCGTGGCCGCCGAGGAGGCGCCGACCACCGTGCTGGTCACCCACCATCTGGAGGAGATTCCGCCGGGATTCACCCATGTGCTCCTGCTCCGTGAGGGCCGCACAGTGGCTCAGGGGCCGATCCGTGAGGTCCTGACCTCGGAGAATCTGTCCACCACCTTCGACATCCCCCTGCAGCTCCACGAGCGCGAGGGGCGCTTCTCCGCGTTCGCCACCACCGGCTGAGTCTGCGATGGAGCTCCTCGGACTGGGCCTGGACCAGGTCCTCATCATCGCGCTGGCCGCGGTCTGGGCCGGTGCCATCAACGCCGTCGTCGGCTCCGGCACGCTGGTGACCTTCCCCGTGCTGGTCGCCATGGGCTTCCCGCCGGTGACCGCGACCATCTCCAATGCGATGGGCCTGATCGCCGGCAACATGGCCGGCACCTGGGGATATCGTCGCGAGATCGCCCAGGTGGGTGGGACGCTGCTGCGTCTGGTGCCCGTCTCGCTGCTGGGCGGCGTCGTCGGCGCCCTGCTGCTCCTCACGCTGCCGGAGGAGGTCTTCGAGACCGTGGCGCCGGCGCTGATCGTCGTAGCGCTGGGCTTCGTGGTCTTCCAGCCGCGCCTGCAGCGCTGGGTGCGGGCGCGCAAGGCCGCCGAGCAGGAGCGGCTCACTCGGCTCGCTGAGGACAACGGCCAGGAGCCTCCGGCCGAGCGCCCGGAGGTCGGGCCGCTGTTGATCGCTCTGGTCTTCTTCGCCGGGGTCTATGGAGGCTACTTCGTCGCCGCCCAGGGGGTGCTGCTGGTCGGCATCCTCGGGGTGTTCCTCGCGGCGAGCCTGCAGCAGGCCAATGCGGTGAAGAACGCGCTGGTGCTCACAGTGAACCTCACCGCGGCGGTCAGCTACCTCTTCCTGGCCATAGACCGCATCGAGTGGGTGGTCGTGGCCATCATCGCCGTGGGCTCCACCATCGGAGGCTTCACCGGGGCCTGGGTGGGGCGCCGCCTCAGCCCTCTGGTGCTGCGCCTGGTGATCGTCTCCCTCGGGCTCGTGGCTCTGTTCGTCATGATCCGCAACCTGCTGGGCGCATGAGCGGCCCGTCTCGTCCCGTCGACGCCGGAGAGGCCCGTGCGGTGCCCAATCCGGTCATCCACCTCGACTCGGCCGATGACCCCCGTGTGACGGATTACCGGTCTCTCACCGACGCGGGGCTGCGCCGTCGACAGGACCTCGAGCACGGGATGTACATGGCCGAGTCCAGCCAGGTCGTCCGCCGGGCGGTCGCTGCCGGACATCGGCCGCGATCGTTCTTCATGGAGCATCGGCACCTGGCGGGCCTCGCTGACGTCGTCGCCCGCTGGCCCGACGCCCCCGTCTACGTGGGCGAGGAACAGGTGCTGGAGGCCATCACCGGATTCCACCTGCACCGCGGGGCGCTGGCGGCCATGCATCGACCGCCGGAGCTGAGTCTGGAGGAGGTGCTGGCTGGACTCGGCACCGGCTCGGAGAAACAGCGGCTCCGGATCGGGATCCTGGAGGATCTCA
It contains:
- a CDS encoding ABC transporter ATP-binding protein, which translates into the protein MSPVLDIQGVSVRRGRKNLLDDVTWSVAEDERWVVLGPNGAGKTTLLQIAAARLHPTVGSVQILDETLGAVDVFELRPRIGLCSNALASSMPVGERALDMVVTAAYGVTGRWREEYERLDERRAFELLNSWGVGTLFDRTFSTLSEGERKRVQIARALMTDPELLLLDEPGAGLDLAGRESLVHRTAELVAAEEAPTTVLVTHHLEEIPPGFTHVLLLREGRTVAQGPIREVLTSENLSTTFDIPLQLHEREGRFSAFATTG
- a CDS encoding sulfite exporter TauE/SafE family protein; the encoded protein is MELLGLGLDQVLIIALAAVWAGAINAVVGSGTLVTFPVLVAMGFPPVTATISNAMGLIAGNMAGTWGYRREIAQVGGTLLRLVPVSLLGGVVGALLLLTLPEEVFETVAPALIVVALGFVVFQPRLQRWVRARKAAEQERLTRLAEDNGQEPPAERPEVGPLLIALVFFAGVYGGYFVAAQGVLLVGILGVFLAASLQQANAVKNALVLTVNLTAAVSYLFLAIDRIEWVVVAIIAVGSTIGGFTGAWVGRRLSPLVLRLVIVSLGLVALFVMIRNLLGA
- a CDS encoding TrmH family RNA methyltransferase; this translates as MSGPSRPVDAGEARAVPNPVIHLDSADDPRVTDYRSLTDAGLRRRQDLEHGMYMAESSQVVRRAVAAGHRPRSFFMEHRHLAGLADVVARWPDAPVYVGEEQVLEAITGFHLHRGALAAMHRPPELSLEEVLAGLGTGSEKQRLRIGILEDLTDHTNVGAVFRSAAALGLDALMLSPACADPLYRRAIRVSMGAVFQVPWTRIHPWPDGLAGLQEAGFVVAGMSLGEGSITLDALVAEDYPRLALVLGNEGAGLRAETDRRLDARVTIPMMPGVDSLNVAAASAVAFYATR